The following are from one region of the Rhodopirellula sp. P2 genome:
- a CDS encoding aldo/keto reductase encodes MLTRRNLLQASAAIGVGSVISRPAAAQALKVQMSTGEVMKTKGLVDTNEALPSNSKIDGQRYRPTSRMGLGGLAAGNGFNTISDDEEILAMLNQAWDSGIRYFDTAPFYGLSLSERRFGDLLRNKKREDYVLSSKVGRLLTPSAEPLPKRWHWANHSPFHYHYDYTAEGTRRSVEDTLQRIGVSSLDIVFIHDLSPQNSDFGADWLKHFDEAAKGAMPELTRMREEGIIKAWGFGINSPHAIYKAVDIADPDICLLALQYSILDHQEALEKTFPLLDERDISAVVGAPLNGGFLAGRNRFNYSSLIPDPMKKKFAAISAVATKHGIDIKTAALQFAEAPSTVSAIIPGARTSQQVKENVASMKVAIPEAFWSELKSKGLIAQDAPTPVAS; translated from the coding sequence GCCGTCCCGCCGCTGCGCAAGCCTTGAAGGTTCAAATGTCCACAGGCGAAGTCATGAAGACCAAGGGGTTGGTGGATACCAATGAGGCCTTGCCCAGCAATTCCAAGATCGACGGACAACGCTATCGCCCCACATCCCGAATGGGACTGGGCGGACTGGCCGCCGGAAATGGATTCAACACCATTTCTGATGACGAAGAAATCCTCGCCATGCTGAACCAGGCTTGGGATTCTGGGATCCGATACTTTGACACCGCACCGTTCTACGGGCTGAGCCTGAGCGAACGGCGATTCGGGGATTTGCTGCGTAACAAGAAACGCGAAGATTATGTTCTTTCATCGAAGGTCGGACGGTTGCTCACGCCGTCCGCTGAACCGTTGCCCAAACGGTGGCATTGGGCGAATCACTCACCTTTTCACTACCACTACGACTACACGGCAGAGGGAACGCGACGTTCGGTCGAAGACACCCTGCAGCGCATCGGTGTCTCCTCGCTCGACATCGTCTTCATTCACGACCTCTCACCGCAAAACAGTGACTTTGGTGCGGACTGGCTCAAGCACTTTGACGAAGCCGCCAAGGGGGCCATGCCCGAGCTCACTCGAATGCGTGAGGAAGGCATTATCAAAGCCTGGGGATTTGGGATCAACAGTCCCCATGCGATCTACAAAGCCGTCGACATCGCGGATCCCGACATTTGTTTGTTGGCACTTCAGTACTCGATCCTGGACCACCAAGAAGCGTTGGAGAAAACCTTCCCACTGCTGGATGAACGTGACATTTCGGCGGTCGTTGGTGCTCCTCTCAACGGCGGATTTCTCGCCGGACGAAACCGTTTCAACTATTCCAGTCTGATCCCGGATCCAATGAAGAAAAAGTTTGCTGCGATCAGTGCAGTCGCAACCAAACATGGGATCGACATCAAAACCGCCGCCCTGCAATTTGCAGAGGCACCCTCGACTGTTTCAGCGATCATCCCCGGGGCTCGCACTTCCCAACAGGTGAAGGAAAACGTCGCGTCGATGAAAGTTGCAATTCCGGAAGCTTTCTGGAGCGAGCTGAAATCCAAAGGGCTCATCGCCCAAGACGCGCCCACTCCGGTTGCCAGTTGA
- a CDS encoding PQQ-like beta-propeller repeat protein, with protein MTSPRSGNLAICILVLSTTLGALGSTGHPAAAEDWNVFRGPSANGIAEAGTSVPTEWSREKNIAFRTELPGQGWSSPVIANGRIYVSAAIPVDQQSDAKATEYELTLIVLDAKNGEILKSVPLMRQTAEKSARIHKKNSHASPTPIVDGNRVFVHFGYQGTACVDLDGNLIWKNRDLFFKPVHGNGGTPVLVDDKLIFTCDGAKDPKVVALDAGTGKLAWEVKRPNDAKKKFSFCTPLTIVIEGQKQVIAPGSDCVLAIDPASGNVIWELFYSGYSVIPKPIYHNGLVYLSTSYDTPSLLAIDPTGQGDVTETHLRWSINKNVPHTPSLLADEEYLYSISDDGIAMCVDAATGDVVYKKRVGGGFSSSPVLVDGKIHYTNESGETTVIATGPKYKVLAENDLGERTLASAAVDANALIMRTADAIYRIEE; from the coding sequence ATGACCTCTCCCAGATCTGGCAACCTTGCCATTTGCATCCTTGTGTTGTCGACCACCTTGGGTGCCCTCGGTTCGACGGGGCATCCCGCCGCTGCAGAGGACTGGAATGTCTTCCGAGGACCGTCGGCCAACGGGATCGCAGAGGCTGGCACCAGCGTGCCGACGGAATGGTCCCGTGAAAAGAACATCGCCTTTCGAACGGAGTTGCCAGGTCAGGGGTGGTCGTCGCCTGTCATCGCGAACGGACGGATCTATGTTTCAGCCGCGATTCCGGTCGATCAGCAATCTGACGCGAAGGCGACGGAATACGAACTGACGTTGATCGTGTTGGATGCGAAGAATGGCGAGATTTTGAAGTCGGTGCCATTGATGCGGCAAACAGCCGAGAAGAGTGCTCGGATCCACAAGAAGAATTCGCATGCCAGCCCCACGCCGATCGTGGATGGCAACCGAGTGTTTGTGCACTTTGGTTATCAGGGAACGGCGTGTGTCGATCTCGATGGGAACCTGATTTGGAAAAATCGCGATCTGTTCTTCAAACCCGTCCACGGAAACGGGGGCACGCCGGTCTTGGTCGATGACAAGTTGATCTTCACGTGCGATGGTGCCAAAGATCCCAAGGTCGTCGCATTGGATGCCGGAACCGGCAAGCTCGCCTGGGAAGTCAAACGCCCCAACGATGCAAAGAAGAAGTTTTCGTTTTGCACACCGTTGACGATTGTCATCGAGGGGCAGAAACAAGTCATCGCACCGGGAAGCGATTGCGTGTTGGCGATTGATCCGGCAAGCGGAAACGTGATTTGGGAATTGTTCTACTCGGGTTACTCCGTCATTCCCAAACCGATTTACCACAACGGGTTGGTCTATCTCTCGACCAGTTACGACACGCCCAGCCTGCTCGCGATCGACCCGACAGGGCAAGGCGATGTGACGGAGACTCACCTGAGATGGTCGATCAACAAGAACGTGCCCCACACCCCGTCGCTGCTCGCTGACGAAGAGTATCTCTACTCAATCAGTGACGATGGAATCGCGATGTGCGTGGACGCTGCTACCGGCGACGTTGTCTACAAGAAACGGGTGGGCGGCGGTTTCTCATCGTCACCCGTGTTGGTCGATGGCAAGATCCACTACACCAACGAATCCGGCGAGACGACGGTGATCGCGACAGGCCCGAAATACAAGGTGCTGGCGGAAAACGATCTTGGCGAACGCACGCTGGCTTCGGCTGCCGTGGACGCCAACGCCTTGATCATGCGAACGGCCGATGCGATTTACCGGATCGAGGAGTAG
- a CDS encoding prenyltransferase/squalene oxidase repeat-containing protein, producing the protein MGFKPPPRTIAGAIFVSLVSLALAFPKGAQAEIVTLESVPAKRDSIDANEPIAESFSAKQAATYLDRASLTWQKEKKCVTCHTNMPYMFARPALSSVQKDSGEVRAFFERYRTERWQKKAPTEGQGFWVIVVGAGLTFNDLQTTGHLSPAARDVLDLLWTVQRTDGGWDWPDCDYAPMEIDDHYGVTLAALAVGIAADGYAESEASRAGLDKLRTYLKNNPPKSLHHRAMIAWCSKRLEGIATEDERQRTLEELLAKQLPDGGWSTAGFLTDWKGLERNDGEPLDTQTSDGYGTGLVIVISRDLGIPASDPRLQRGIQWLKSNQRESGKWFTRSPVNDAGNLISNTGTAYAILALQSCGELPGWPFQPPNRTTAK; encoded by the coding sequence ATGGGTTTCAAACCTCCCCCACGCACCATAGCGGGAGCTATCTTTGTGTCGCTCGTGTCGTTGGCACTCGCCTTTCCGAAGGGTGCACAAGCCGAAATCGTCACCTTGGAATCCGTTCCAGCCAAACGTGATTCGATTGACGCGAATGAACCGATCGCGGAATCGTTCTCTGCGAAACAGGCTGCGACCTACCTGGATCGCGCCTCGCTGACTTGGCAGAAAGAGAAAAAGTGCGTGACCTGCCACACCAACATGCCGTACATGTTCGCCCGTCCGGCGTTGTCGTCCGTCCAAAAGGATTCCGGCGAGGTCCGCGCGTTCTTTGAGCGGTACCGAACGGAGCGGTGGCAGAAGAAGGCTCCGACGGAGGGCCAAGGTTTTTGGGTGATCGTTGTCGGCGCTGGGTTGACGTTCAACGACCTGCAGACGACCGGGCATCTCAGCCCGGCCGCTCGCGATGTCTTGGATTTGTTGTGGACCGTGCAGCGCACCGATGGCGGTTGGGACTGGCCCGATTGCGACTACGCCCCGATGGAAATTGATGACCACTACGGTGTCACTCTGGCTGCACTCGCTGTTGGCATCGCGGCGGATGGTTACGCTGAATCGGAAGCCTCCCGGGCAGGGCTCGACAAACTGCGGACCTACCTGAAAAACAACCCACCCAAGTCGCTGCACCATCGCGCCATGATCGCTTGGTGTTCCAAGCGACTCGAAGGCATCGCGACAGAGGACGAGCGTCAAAGAACGCTAGAAGAACTACTCGCGAAACAACTTCCTGACGGAGGCTGGTCGACGGCAGGCTTCTTGACCGACTGGAAAGGGCTCGAACGCAATGACGGCGAGCCACTCGACACCCAAACCAGCGATGGCTACGGCACCGGTTTGGTGATCGTCATCAGCCGAGACCTTGGGATTCCCGCCAGCGATCCACGGTTGCAAAGAGGGATTCAATGGTTGAAGTCCAACCAGCGTGAAAGCGGCAAGTGGTTCACACGTTCGCCCGTCAACGATGCCGGCAACCTGATTTCCAACACCGGAACGGCCTACGCAATCCTCGCACTCCAAAGCTGTGGCGAGCTCCCCGGATGGCCATTCCAACCACCGAATCGAACCACAGCAAAGTAG
- a CDS encoding LysR family transcriptional regulator, with protein MDVDQLKYFQSVAETKSFTEAAARMNLSQPALSRSIQRLEEEFGQPFFERKPRSVELTDAGLRFQRSATQILRIIEDTRAEITDDGETGKLRIGAIPTIAPYFLPNLLKQFSNAFPRSQLIVHENTTDELLKGIKQGEIDLAILAEPITEKYVEVQPLMEEELCLVLPPDHPLCEQKVIRLEDVEEEPFVMLGEAHCLSENIHSFCRQRSILPVAVERANQLATVQELVSLSHGISMIPEMARRLDRSKRRVYRSFVSPVPTRTIVCVTNPYRFQSRLFAEFRERLCEYSKQF; from the coding sequence ATGGACGTTGACCAACTGAAGTACTTTCAAAGCGTGGCGGAGACCAAAAGTTTCACCGAGGCGGCAGCGCGGATGAATCTGTCTCAACCGGCACTGAGCCGATCGATTCAGCGACTCGAGGAAGAGTTTGGGCAACCGTTTTTCGAGCGGAAACCACGCTCTGTCGAATTGACGGATGCCGGGCTTCGGTTCCAACGCAGCGCCACGCAGATCCTTCGAATCATCGAGGACACTCGAGCGGAGATCACGGACGACGGTGAAACCGGCAAGCTCCGGATTGGCGCGATTCCAACCATTGCCCCGTACTTCTTGCCAAACTTGCTGAAACAGTTCTCCAATGCTTTCCCACGATCTCAATTGATCGTCCACGAGAACACAACCGACGAATTGCTGAAGGGAATCAAACAAGGTGAAATCGACCTGGCGATCTTGGCGGAACCGATCACGGAAAAGTACGTCGAAGTGCAACCGTTGATGGAAGAAGAATTGTGCTTGGTGCTCCCGCCTGATCATCCGCTGTGTGAGCAGAAAGTGATCCGCCTCGAAGATGTGGAAGAAGAACCGTTCGTGATGCTCGGCGAAGCTCACTGCTTGTCAGAGAACATCCATTCGTTTTGTCGACAACGTTCGATCTTGCCCGTTGCCGTGGAACGCGCCAATCAACTGGCAACCGTACAAGAACTGGTGTCTCTGTCGCATGGGATCTCGATGATTCCAGAAATGGCTCGACGTTTGGATCGCAGCAAGCGGCGTGTGTATCGATCGTTTGTCAGCCCTGTCCCCACGCGAACGATCGTTTGCGTGACCAACCCGTATCGTTTTCAAAGCCGGCTGTTCGCTGAGTTTCGCGAGCGTTTGTGCGAGTACTCAAAGCAGTTTTGA
- a CDS encoding chloride channel protein encodes MKKIREFLEVFGQSSGKWIVLASMVGVLVGIGALIFDRLGRVVVRFAMAQFTGYAPMEAAGEQAVMMPPDAVFSPWMLVLVMTLGGLVSGAIVYWFAPEAEGSGADAVIDAFHNRRGKMRARIPLVKTIASAITLGTGGSGGREGPISQIGAGLGSVLADRLKLSPRDRRILMAAGMGAGVGAIFRAPLAGAVFAAEILYSDSDMEADVIVPSAIASIVAYSLFTQALPIEYRYLPLFGDDLHHTLTSPFELLAYGFLAIAVTIVGVIYVKLFAGTRQRFLDLPLWPHIKPAIGALLAGLVGIGLFRMVGNNMHALGVLGTGYGTLQMAVTHAAELGIPMLLIIVFAKIVTTALTIGSGGSGGVFGPSMVIGGCLGAAIGLGFQALFPGVVTQPEAYAVVGTAGFFAGVARAPISTIIMVRALTGDFGLLVPTMLVTTLSFVMCSRWRLYQWQVPTRMDSKAHRGDFIVDVLEGLKVGDVFDPKRKVLLIPEATTLDEIVHCLADNQQHYFPVIDEQKRIVGIFSDDDVRSYLYNDSIWRLAVANDVMTTELVSVTPDDDLNTALKRFTSLNLEELPVVDVDEPGKLLGMLRRKETISAYNRRLVEHKQTADDA; translated from the coding sequence GTGAAAAAGATCCGCGAGTTTCTAGAAGTCTTCGGGCAATCGTCTGGAAAGTGGATCGTTCTGGCGTCCATGGTTGGGGTTTTGGTGGGCATCGGCGCACTCATCTTTGATCGCTTGGGCCGAGTGGTCGTGCGATTTGCGATGGCCCAATTCACCGGCTACGCGCCGATGGAAGCCGCGGGCGAACAAGCCGTCATGATGCCGCCCGACGCGGTGTTCTCGCCCTGGATGCTGGTCCTGGTCATGACTTTGGGCGGGTTGGTTTCGGGGGCGATCGTTTACTGGTTCGCTCCCGAGGCAGAGGGTTCTGGGGCCGACGCGGTCATCGACGCTTTTCACAATCGTCGTGGCAAAATGCGAGCTCGGATTCCGTTGGTCAAAACGATTGCTTCCGCGATCACGCTCGGCACCGGTGGCTCGGGCGGTCGGGAAGGACCGATTTCTCAGATTGGCGCTGGGTTGGGTTCGGTGTTGGCCGACCGATTGAAGTTGTCCCCGCGGGACCGCCGGATCTTGATGGCAGCCGGAATGGGGGCGGGCGTCGGGGCGATCTTTCGAGCTCCCTTGGCCGGTGCTGTGTTCGCTGCCGAAATCCTCTACAGCGATTCGGACATGGAAGCCGATGTGATTGTTCCCTCGGCCATCGCTTCGATTGTGGCCTACAGCCTGTTCACACAAGCTCTACCGATCGAATATCGGTATTTGCCTTTGTTCGGTGACGACCTGCACCACACGCTGACCTCGCCCTTTGAATTGTTGGCGTATGGATTTCTCGCGATCGCGGTCACGATCGTTGGTGTGATCTATGTCAAATTGTTTGCCGGAACGCGCCAGCGATTTCTGGATTTGCCGCTGTGGCCGCACATCAAACCCGCCATCGGCGCGTTGCTTGCCGGGCTGGTCGGAATCGGGCTGTTCCGAATGGTTGGCAACAACATGCACGCGCTGGGAGTTTTAGGAACCGGTTATGGAACCCTGCAGATGGCCGTCACGCATGCGGCGGAACTTGGCATCCCGATGTTGTTGATCATCGTGTTCGCAAAGATCGTGACCACAGCACTCACCATCGGTTCGGGAGGATCCGGCGGTGTGTTTGGTCCTTCGATGGTCATCGGTGGCTGCCTTGGTGCCGCGATTGGACTCGGGTTTCAAGCCTTGTTCCCAGGCGTCGTCACCCAACCCGAAGCGTACGCGGTTGTTGGCACGGCGGGGTTCTTCGCCGGCGTCGCGCGAGCCCCGATTTCGACCATCATCATGGTGCGTGCGCTCACGGGAGACTTCGGATTGCTGGTGCCCACGATGCTGGTGACGACGCTCAGTTTTGTGATGTGCAGTCGCTGGCGTTTGTATCAATGGCAAGTCCCCACGCGAATGGATTCGAAGGCCCACCGAGGGGACTTCATCGTCGATGTGCTGGAGGGCCTGAAGGTTGGCGACGTCTTTGACCCCAAACGCAAAGTGTTGCTGATCCCGGAAGCCACGACGCTCGACGAGATCGTGCACTGTCTTGCCGACAACCAACAACACTATTTCCCGGTGATTGATGAGCAGAAACGCATCGTGGGAATCTTCAGCGACGACGACGTGCGCAGTTATCTGTACAACGATTCGATTTGGCGACTGGCGGTGGCCAACGATGTGATGACCACCGAATTGGTCAGCGTCACCCCGGACGACGACTTGAACACAGCGCTGAAGCGATTCACGTCCTTGAACTTGGAAGAGTTGCCGGTGGTGGACGTCGACGAGCCAGGCAAATTGCTTGGGATGTTGCGTCGAAAGGAAACCATTTCGGCCTACAACCGCCGACTGGTGGAACACAAACAAACCGCTGATGACGCTTAG
- a CDS encoding cytochrome c, whose protein sequence is MLICTASNVDAQEQRARPPQFDADEVSRVFFADPATAFRGERPSLANLRDAGAEKVMAQAEAAAEETSGGGSKWASLVSPLSLEDEIKRIKLRYDSVITTPGAFNGGGYQEARLNLTVLATLFAVVADHNEDVRWKSEAHTARDVMARTARNSAAGSTQVYNEAKLRKADLQDLVSGASITSTQKSERVNEWHMIADRSPLMEYAEQLLDTLGDHTRDAATTQDNLDAVKRESELLAMLGEVLIQEGMDDFDDPDYAELSGAMATSASGVVSAIERQDWEGVRSAVGDVTQSCAACHEQYR, encoded by the coding sequence ATGTTGATTTGCACGGCATCGAATGTCGACGCGCAGGAACAACGGGCTCGTCCGCCCCAATTTGACGCCGACGAGGTTTCGCGAGTGTTCTTTGCGGATCCAGCGACCGCGTTTCGTGGTGAGCGACCTTCGCTTGCCAATCTCCGTGACGCGGGTGCCGAAAAGGTGATGGCTCAAGCGGAAGCCGCCGCCGAGGAAACCTCGGGGGGAGGATCCAAGTGGGCAAGTTTGGTCTCGCCACTCTCTTTGGAAGATGAGATCAAACGAATCAAGCTTCGATACGACTCGGTCATCACCACACCGGGCGCCTTCAACGGCGGTGGATATCAAGAAGCTCGATTGAACCTCACGGTGTTGGCGACTTTGTTCGCCGTCGTTGCGGATCACAACGAGGATGTGCGTTGGAAATCAGAGGCGCACACCGCTCGCGATGTGATGGCACGCACCGCTCGCAACAGCGCGGCTGGATCGACCCAGGTCTACAACGAGGCCAAGCTTCGCAAAGCTGACCTGCAAGATCTGGTCAGCGGAGCCAGCATCACGTCGACGCAGAAGTCCGAGCGGGTCAACGAGTGGCATATGATCGCGGACCGTTCGCCGCTGATGGAGTACGCCGAGCAGTTGTTGGACACGCTGGGCGATCACACTCGCGACGCAGCCACGACCCAAGACAACCTGGATGCGGTGAAACGGGAATCGGAATTGTTGGCGATGTTGGGCGAGGTTCTGATTCAAGAGGGCATGGACGACTTCGACGACCCCGACTACGCCGAACTCAGCGGGGCGATGGCGACCAGTGCCAGCGGTGTGGTCAGCGCGATCGAGCGACAAGATTGGGAGGGTGTCCGATCCGCTGTCGGCGATGTGACTCAAAGCTGTGCCGCCTGCCACGAGCAATATCGCTGA
- a CDS encoding bis(5'-nucleosyl)-tetraphosphatase codes for MTSEKKEPALPPVCAAGVLVMTREPSPRFLLMRHPDRWDLPKGHCDEGEDFLTAAKRELEEETGIAAADCEFDPDFQFDLHYPVTYRDRPGQTFQKHVRYFLVFLPQVVKIELTEHEMSRWWPWSPPHQIQTQTIDPLLAAVAEHLAANREN; via the coding sequence ATGACAAGTGAGAAGAAAGAACCGGCACTCCCGCCGGTGTGTGCGGCCGGTGTGTTGGTGATGACCCGGGAACCGTCCCCGCGTTTCCTGCTGATGCGACACCCCGATCGCTGGGACTTGCCCAAGGGGCACTGCGATGAGGGCGAAGATTTCTTGACAGCAGCCAAACGGGAGTTGGAAGAAGAGACCGGGATTGCCGCCGCGGACTGCGAGTTTGATCCGGATTTTCAGTTTGACCTGCACTACCCGGTCACTTATCGCGATCGCCCGGGGCAAACGTTTCAAAAGCACGTGCGATATTTTTTGGTGTTCTTGCCGCAAGTCGTTAAAATTGAACTGACCGAACACGAGATGTCTCGTTGGTGGCCTTGGTCCCCGCCGCATCAAATTCAAACGCAAACGATCGATCCGCTGCTGGCGGCGGTTGCCGAGCACTTGGCCGCGAATCGCGAGAATTGA
- a CDS encoding cob(I)yrinic acid a,c-diamide adenosyltransferase, with protein sequence MKIYTRTGDSGTTGLFGGPRVAKDDTRIEAYGTVDELNATLGQVRSALEQSAADASEAQRALGELDARLVQVQHELFSIGAELASPHPDQFDLRVIGNPHIERLEEWIDDAEQHLPPLKQFILPGGSILASHVHLSRAVCRRAERRVISLADAVQTETPISDTVIIYLNRLSDWLFVVSRLVNQILNVPDQIWEKP encoded by the coding sequence ATGAAAATCTACACTCGCACAGGCGATTCCGGGACCACAGGTTTGTTTGGCGGGCCACGGGTGGCAAAGGACGACACGCGAATCGAAGCCTACGGGACGGTCGATGAATTGAACGCGACGCTGGGCCAGGTTCGCTCGGCACTGGAACAGTCCGCCGCCGATGCTTCCGAAGCCCAGAGAGCTTTGGGCGAGCTGGATGCACGCCTTGTCCAAGTGCAGCACGAACTGTTTTCGATCGGCGCGGAATTGGCTTCACCGCACCCCGACCAATTTGATCTGCGGGTGATCGGAAACCCCCACATCGAACGCCTGGAAGAATGGATCGATGACGCCGAGCAACATCTTCCCCCTTTGAAACAGTTCATCCTCCCTGGAGGATCGATTTTGGCGTCGCACGTCCACTTGTCGCGAGCGGTATGCCGGCGGGCCGAACGGCGGGTGATTTCGCTGGCCGACGCGGTTCAAACCGAAACACCGATCAGTGACACGGTGATCATCTACTTGAATCGCCTGAGTGACTGGTTGTTCGTCGTGTCCCGATTGGTCAACCAAATCCTGAATGTTCCGGATCAAATCTGGGAAAAACCCTGA
- a CDS encoding P-II family nitrogen regulator produces the protein MFVGAAPVKKVEAIVRHFKLEDVKNALTEQGIHGMTVSEVRGFGRQKGHTEIYRGTEYAIDFVPKVKIEVVCTSDNLQTVIDTILQTAQTGQIGDGKIFVTNLEESVRIRTGERGEEAL, from the coding sequence ATGTTTGTCGGAGCCGCACCTGTGAAAAAAGTTGAAGCCATTGTTCGTCACTTCAAACTCGAAGACGTCAAGAACGCGTTGACCGAGCAGGGGATTCACGGAATGACCGTCAGCGAAGTTCGCGGTTTCGGTCGACAAAAAGGTCACACGGAGATCTATCGCGGAACGGAGTATGCCATCGATTTTGTCCCCAAAGTCAAAATTGAAGTGGTCTGCACCAGCGACAATCTGCAAACCGTGATCGACACGATTCTCCAAACCGCGCAAACCGGCCAAATCGGTGACGGCAAAATCTTCGTCACCAACCTCGAAGAGTCGGTCCGCATCCGTACCGGCGAGCGTGGTGAAGAAGCGTTGTAA